The Nitrospira sp. genome contains the following window.
AGCCAGGGGTTGGTCGGCACCTATTTCATCCAGGTGAAATACATTCGCGATTATAACGACGATATTTTTTTTAACGACGAGGGTGTGCGGTATGTGAAGCAATTGGCAGACCTGGGCATGGAGTTAGGCAGCCACACGATTGCCCATTCACGGGTGTTCAATCGGTTTCCCATGGGGACCGGCAAGGAAACCTATCCATCCTATGCGCCATTCGTGAAAGATCGGACGACCGCGTATAACGCGAGCATTCTGGGCGAACTGCGAGTGAGCAAGTTTTTGATCGATCATTTTTCAGGGCAGACGATCGTCTCCTTCCGGCCAGGCGAATTGTCCAATCCCTTCAGCCTTCCGCAAGCGCTCCTGGCGACCGGATATCGGTACAGTTCAACGGCGACGGCGAACAACTCGCTGACCCATTTACCGTACCAACTGAACTACGATCGTCTGATCGACAGTGAGGTCGAGGTCTTTGAGTTTCCCGTGACCATCGAAGATGAAGCGTTGCCGAAGATGGGGGACCGTCTTCCACAGGCCCTGGACGTCGCGAAACGTATCAGCCGGTATGGCGGCTCCGTCGTGGTGCTCATTCATCCGAACATCCTGGATCACAAGCTCGCCTTCGAGAAAGGGTTCGTGGAGGGGGTGCGTCCCTATGCCTGGTTTGGGTCAGTGGGGGAATTCGGTCGGTGGTGGGCCGCGCGCAACCGGGTTGAGCTCGACGTGGTGCACACTTCGACGGACATGCGGGTAACGGTGACGGCGCCTGATCCTGTCACCGGGTTGACGATTGAATTGCCCAACGGATGGGAATTCGCGCGCGCAGGCTCCTCCCTGCAAGGCGTGCAACAACGGGAAACAACCCTGACAGTTCCCGAGATGCAAGGCACGCACACCCTCCTGCTGACCCCGCGCGTCCACGTTCCCCAAGGCCGGAATGGATCGGGCGCCGGTCGTCATGCCTCAGCGGGCGAGACAGGATCTACCAGTCGCGACCCTGCTGCTTAGGCTGTGCGTGCTTGTGGGGAAATGGCGGGGGCAGGGCGGGTTGTCTTCACATTGGATTGCGCCATAAACGGCAGCAGGTGCTCCTGCGCCTCTACGGTTGTGAGTCCGTTGCAGAGGCGCATCAGCCGTTCCGCGGTCATCCAGGGAAAATTCGACAGGGCTTCGGCAGCCCGGTAGCAGACCCACCAGTGCTCATCATTCAGGAGGGCGAGGAGCCGCGCTTCATCGCTTTCCACTCCAACCTTGCCTAACGCCGATGCCGCTTGCAGGCGGACAAACCACGTGGGATGAGATAAGTGGGCGCGGATCGTTGCCACGTCTCGCGGATCGCTGCATTCTCCAAACAAAAACAGGCTGGCAGCCAGGATGTCATCGGACGGTGTGCCGTTCTGAAGCAGCTTCCGGATCGGCAGGAGCGCGTGCTGGCTCTGGGTCGCCGCGATATGGCGAATCAGGCGAGCGCCGATTTCCGGGGTCGCTGCACAGGCGGCCTGTGCAATGGCCTCAGCGGCGAGGTCTGCGCCTGCCGGTTCGAACATGGCGACGACCTTGAGGGGCGACCAATCGTTGCGGCGGCTGATGACGGGGATCAGCAACGGGATCGCCGCCTTCGCGTCGATGTGCAGGAGCGCTTTGGCCGCGACGAGTGAGACAAAGGCATTGTCGGCCTGCAGCATCGCGGCGAGGTCATTCCAGATCGACCGTTCTTGCAGATGACCCAGCGTCACGATGGCCAGCAAGCGGCGGCGGAGCAGCCTGGCGTGGAGCAGATCTTTGGCAAACTTGGCCGTTCCCGTTCGTCGGGCAAGTTCCTTCAGATTGGTGCGCGCCTCTCCCCTGATGGATTCATAACAATGGTTCCAGAGATAGAGCAACACAAGATGGTCACGGGTGGTGAGCGGAGGAAGCGTATCCGGTACCTCGACGACGCATTGAGCCAGTAATGGCCGCCAAATGTCGGTGACGGCACGGCGCCGTTGGTCTTTGGCGCGTCGTATGACGCGTAGGAGGAGAATCCCCAGCAGAAGCAGGAACACAGCCGAATAGATGGCGATGGCGGCAATGGTGCCGATGCGAAGGGTCAGGTTTGACTCGTCCAGGGTCAGCACGCGACGCCTTCCGATGGGTGGCTCAGGCCGCCTGACCGACGAACCGCTTCAGGCGACTGGTCAGTTCGCGTGGGTTGAAGGGTTTGATCATATAGTCGTTGGCGCCGTTCTCCAAGGCACGCTTGATATCATGTTCGCTTCCGTCGGCGCTCAGCATGACGATCGGCACGCTTTCCCACCCGTTGCGCGTTCTGAGATAGGTCAGCACTTGGAGTCCGCTCAGATACGGAAGCATCACGTCCAGCAACACAATATCTGGGGGAGCCATGGTGTCGGCGAGTTCCTGCGCCTGCCGGCCGTCTTTGGCATGGATGACCTGGTAACTTGCCCGTTCCAGAAGAAATGTCAGCAGGCTTGCCGTGTCTTCCTCATCTTCCACCATGAGCACTCTGAGTTTGGGATTTGCGGCAGATTCCATAGGAGCACTCCTTACAGATGGCGAGACAGCATGCCGGATCCTGTGTGCATACTGGATTCGCCGTATGGAGTATCTTGTATCATGAACGCCGGCAGGCGCACGCAAAAGTGCACTTTTGCCAGTGCTGGTTGCCATGCTGGGTGTTCAGTACGTGTGGTCCCTCGATTATTCATACGAGATCACGACGCGCTCGAGATACGACTGCAGGACCGCCAGGTCTTTGTGTATCGAGGCGGAATCAGCAACGCTGGCCGCCTGTTCCACCTGAGCGGCGATGGTGGTGAGGGCAGGGAAACCATAACTGCCGCTGACCCCCTTCATGCCATGGGCGATCCGCTTGATCGTCTCATAGTCGTGGTGCACGAGCGCTTCGGTCATTGCCGCGATTTCCTTGGTTCGGTTGGCCATGAATCTGGGGATCAG
Protein-coding sequences here:
- a CDS encoding HEAT repeat domain-containing protein; its protein translation is MLTLDESNLTLRIGTIAAIAIYSAVFLLLLGILLLRVIRRAKDQRRRAVTDIWRPLLAQCVVEVPDTLPPLTTRDHLVLLYLWNHCYESIRGEARTNLKELARRTGTAKFAKDLLHARLLRRRLLAIVTLGHLQERSIWNDLAAMLQADNAFVSLVAAKALLHIDAKAAIPLLIPVISRRNDWSPLKVVAMFEPAGADLAAEAIAQAACAATPEIGARLIRHIAATQSQHALLPIRKLLQNGTPSDDILAASLFLFGECSDPRDVATIRAHLSHPTWFVRLQAASALGKVGVESDEARLLALLNDEHWWVCYRAAEALSNFPWMTAERLMRLCNGLTTVEAQEHLLPFMAQSNVKTTRPAPAISPQARTA
- a CDS encoding response regulator transcription factor, with protein sequence MESAANPKLRVLMVEDEEDTASLLTFLLERASYQVIHAKDGRQAQELADTMAPPDIVLLDVMLPYLSGLQVLTYLRTRNGWESVPIVMLSADGSEHDIKRALENGANDYMIKPFNPRELTSRLKRFVGQAA
- a CDS encoding Hpt domain-containing protein — encoded protein: MSEPLPVTHDIGCGPIAVLVDSSFEALIPRFMANRTKEIAAMTEALVHHDYETIKRIAHGMKGVSGSYGFPALTTIAAQVEQAASVADSASIHKDLAVLQSYLERVVISYE